CGGTACCGGGGTGGTCTATTCGGTCCCGGCACACGCGCCCTATGACTACATGGGCCTTGAGGATTTACGACGTGACCGCGGTATCGAGCTCGAGCCGATAAAGGTGATCGATATCGCGGGGTACGAGCTCCCGGCGAAGGAGATTTGCGCGCAGTTGCGCATCGCGAGCCAGGATGACGAACGGCTCGAGGAGGCCACGCAGATCATTTACAAGGATGAGTTTTATCGTGGCGTCTTGAACGCACGGTGTAAGCAGTTTGCGGGCATCGAGATCGCGCAGATAAAAGATCAGGTGAAGGACTGGTTACAGGCCGAGCATATCTCTGATATATTCTACGAGACCTCGCGCAAAGCGGTAACACGTGGCGGCAGCAAGGTGATCGTTGCGGTGCTCCAGGACCAGTGGTTCATCGATTACACGCCGCAGTGGTGGAAGGAGAACGGGCACAAGCTCGTGGCGCAGATGGCTTTCTATCCCGAGAAGTACAAGGCCTACATGCACGATATCGTTGACTGGTTAGCGTTTAGACCCTGTGCCCGTAAACGCGGGTTAGGCACCCGGTTCCCGTTCGAGCGGGAGTGGATCATCGAGTCACTGAGTGATTCAACCATTTATATGGCGATGTACACCATCGCGCATCTTTTACGGGACGTGCCGGTTGACGGGCTGGATGAGCAGTTCTTTGATCACGTATTGCTGGGCAAAGGTGATACAGAGCATGTAGCGCAGGCATGCGCGCTCGAAGTCGCCGCTCTGGACCGGCTGCGGCGGGAGTTCACCTACTGGTATCCGAACGATCAGCGGCATACCGCGCCGCCTCATCTCTCAAACCATCTCGTCTTCTTCCTCATGCATCATGCCGCCATATTCCCCGAGGAGCACTGGCCGAAAGCGATCACCCTGAACGAGCTGATGATCCGTGAAGGCCGGAAGATCTCGAAGAGCAAGGGGAACGTCATTCCACTGGCGCACGTCTCAGAACTCTACGGTGTGGATCTCTATCGGCTTTACTGTGCACTCAATGCTGATTTTGCCACGGTCGTCAACTGGCGTGAGCAGGACACCGATGCGTTGCGGCGCCGGTTCCATGCGCTCATCACGGTCTTCACGGAGAGTGTCGATGCTGAGCCGTTGCGCGCGGAGGAGTACACACATATCGATCTCTGGCTATGTTCGCGATTTTACCGGCGGTTACAGCAATCCTACGAGCTCTTTGACGGATTCCGGATCCGAGAAGGCGGGATCAACATGGTCTTCAATCTGATGAACGATCTGCGGTACTATGAGAAGCGAGCGAGCGCAGAGCGGAGACAGCGGCTTGTAAGGAACGTGCTGGATGAGTGGCTTATTATGCTCTCACCGCTCGTGCCGCATATCTGTGAAGAGCTGTGGCACAAACGACATGACTCGTTCATCTCGCTGGAGCTACTCCCGCAGATCAAGACGGAGCTCATTAACGACCAGGTGGAACGTGAGGAGGACTACTTGCGCGCG
This Methanomicrobia archaeon DNA region includes the following protein-coding sequences:
- the leuS gene encoding leucine--tRNA ligase yields the protein MNFKAIEEKWQRNWAESKLFEPETGQREKFYLTVPYPYTSGPLHIGHGRTYTIGDIIARFKRLQGYNVLFPMAFHVTGTPILAIADSIARGDESVIARYRDYISIYEDPARVDEILATFDDPENVAAFFAARISEDFKQMGYSIDWRRRFNTMEPMYNKFIEWQFKKLYDAGVIKKGKYPITYSCTEGCAVGEDDIGEGDTDKVSIIEYTVIKFKLCDEDAYLLAATLRPETIFGVTNIWIKPEATYVRVRVNDEVWIVSREAAEKLRYQRDGIAVLDELKGEDLLWKAAMELVDEREIPIYPASLVDEDVGTGVVYSVPAHAPYDYMGLEDLRRDRGIELEPIKVIDIAGYELPAKEICAQLRIASQDDERLEEATQIIYKDEFYRGVLNARCKQFAGIEIAQIKDQVKDWLQAEHISDIFYETSRKAVTRGGSKVIVAVLQDQWFIDYTPQWWKENGHKLVAQMAFYPEKYKAYMHDIVDWLAFRPCARKRGLGTRFPFEREWIIESLSDSTIYMAMYTIAHLLRDVPVDGLDEQFFDHVLLGKGDTEHVAQACALEVAALDRLRREFTYWYPNDQRHTAPPHLSNHLVFFLMHHAAIFPEEHWPKAITLNELMIREGRKISKSKGNVIPLAHVSELYGVDLYRLYCALNADFATVVNWREQDTDALRRRFHALITVFTESVDAEPLRAEEYTHIDLWLCSRFYRRLQQSYELFDGFRIREGGINMVFNLMNDLRYYEKRASAERRQRLVRNVLDEWLIMLSPLVPHICEELWHKRHDSFISLELLPQIKTELINDQVEREEDYLRALVEDIQEILKVARIKPRKIYLYSADAASERWKWELFKTLKDVPEKEKIREAMQIRKEKSTLQFVNQLLKSNVEYAELDESAVLTREQAYLSREFSCEIGINEEHDPTGKRKFAIPLKPAIYVVS